From Magnolia sinica isolate HGM2019 chromosome 13, MsV1, whole genome shotgun sequence, one genomic window encodes:
- the LOC131223171 gene encoding 2-alkenal reductase (NADP(+)-dependent)-like produces MEVENKFVTIKGYVDGPPSESDFEVAFAVRVLKADQGSNDVIVKNICVSVDPYQINRMKNYSSSQTTSSFATRLVPGEGIDAYGIGRVVASDNSEFAEGDIVVGLLGWEEYSVVRGGNWLRRINSTEFPFSYHVGILGLSGLTAYSGFYNICKPKKGEKVFVSAATGSVGHVVGQLAKLFGCYVVGCAGSKQKVDVLKDKLGFDDAFNYKDEPDLKSALKRYFPDGIDIYFDNVGGEMLEAAVANMNTFGRVAVCGVISEYIDDGRRVAPDMLDVVYKRITIQGFLASDHMNVMADFISTISDHLRNAKIHALEDISQGLESAPAAFLGLFRGHNVGKKLVRISAD; encoded by the exons atggagGTTGAGAACAAGTTCGTGACCATAAAAGGCTACGTGGATGGTCCACCATCGGAGTCCGACTTCGAGGTCGCGTTCGCCGTTCGTGTATTGAAGGCTGACCAAGGATCGAACGATGTCATCGTGAAGAATATCTGCGTGTCTGTCGATCCTTACCAAATCAACCGCATGAAGAACTACAGCTCTTCTCAAACGACGAGTAGCTTCGCCACCCGCCTCGTCCCTGGAGAG GGGATTGATGCCTATGGGATTGGTAGAGTTGTGGCGTCGGATAATTCGGAATTCGCTGAAGGTGATATCGTCGTTGGGTTGCTGGGGTGGGAGGAGTACAGTGTTGTGAGAGGCGGAAACTGGTTAAGGAGGATCAATTCCACGGAATTCCCATTCTCATACCATGTAGGAATCCTAG GGCTTAGTGGGCTTACAGCATACAGCGGTTTCTACAACATCTGTAAACctaaaaaaggagagaaagtgttTGTATCTGCAGCTACGGGATCGGTCGGCCACGTCGTTGGACAATTGGCAAAGCTATTCGGTTGCTATGTAGTGGGCTGTGCTGGTAGCAAGCAAAAG GTTGATGTCCTTAAAGATAAGCTTGGTTTTGATGATGCTTTCAACTACAAGGATGAGCCTGATCTCAAATCAGCACTCAAACG GTATTTTCCGGATGGAATAGACATATATTTCGACAATGTTGGTGGAGAGATGTTAGAAGCTGCAGTTGCCAACATGAACACATTTGGCAGAGTCGCCGTTTGCGGTGTAATCTCCGAATACATTGATGATGGAAGGCGGGTTGCACCTGACATGCTAGATGTCGTCTACAAGCGGATCACCATTCAAGGATTCTTAGCTTCTGATCACATGAATGTCATGGCTGATTTCATTTCCACCATCTCTGATCATCTCCGAAATGCCAAAATCCATGCGCTCGAAGACATTTCACAGGGTCTTGAAAGTGCCCCTGCTGCATTTCTAGGACTCTTTCGTGGTCACAACGTTGGAAAGAAGTTAGTTAGGATATCAGCTGATTGA
- the LOC131224149 gene encoding L-type lectin-domain containing receptor kinase IX.1-like — translation MNLITTLEYNKLEAFALLNPRQSFDLSIQPHPTHQTLKNKLKFYYKQCYNHLFLNQAATISLVEPIYFSLSFDSDNCGRGGDLICFGAAASADGYVNLTPDPHAANANVVPVLEKYAGRVLYKQPMLAWPASFRTTFVIRISKNSNSITFGEGMAFIMAENSGPGPDNCYGGFLGLYNQSTQGNDNHQFAVELDTFMNDFDPDNNHVGIDTKSIISDATASLDAIGVDLKLGRTVKVRIEYDGWKKNLEILVAYYGDPLVSVLNRSIHMEKIVPPSAYVGFTASTENSAETHQIINWAFTTLPLPKYSLKDSGANKSNKILIITIPIVMGLLGLLLCLFLVIRKAKWPEKERKMMRVDIENRSRSAANAPKMFTFKQLSKATQNFGKLNLLGTGGFGSVYRGDISEPPFTIAVKRISATSAQGEREYFAEIRTIGRLRHKNIVQLHGWCHEHDRLLLVYEFMPNGSLDRFVSKGGFLDWPTRYKILTGLASSLLYLHEECNNIVIHRDVKPNNIMLDSDYNARLGDFGLARLVHNETAVTTKLAGTPGYLAPECTYTGKATTESDVFSFGIVVLEVVCGRRSLRMEHSNLVDYIWELYGKDHLIQGVDQRLEDKFDEDELKRALVVGLSCSHPDPRMRPTMRKVVQIFTNPNEPLIDLPESRPSAIYVPVLSPSGSANAFGSMANTSAAMSEVSIDDASFQCGR, via the exons ATGAATCTTATAACAACTCTCGAATACAACAAATTAGAGGCATTTGCACTGCTCAATCCTCGTCAAAGCTTTGATCTTTCCATACAACCCCATCCTACACACCAAACTCTTAAAAACAAGTTAAAATTCTACTACAAACAGTGCTACAATCATCT CTTTCTTAATCAAGCTGCTACAATAAGCTTAGTGGAGCCTATCTACTTCTCCTTGTCTTTCGATTCTGATAACTGCGGCCGGGGTGGTGATCTCATCTGTTTTGGTGCGGCTGCCTCTGCCGACGGCTATGTTAATCTGACTCCTGACCCACATGCAGCAAATGCCAACGTGGTGCCTGTGTTAGAAAAATATGCGGGTCGTGTTTTGTACAAGCAGCCGATGCTGGCGTGGCCCGCCAGTTTCAGGACCACCTTCGTCATCAGGATATCCAAGAACTCGAATTCCATCACTTTCGGTGAAGGGATGGCGTTCATCATGGCTGAGAATAGTGGTCCCGGTCCGGATAACTGTTATGGCGGTTTTCTGGGCCTCTACAATCAATCCACCCaag GTAATGACAACCATCAATTTGCCGTGGAACTAGACACATTCATGAACGATTTCGACCCTGATAACAACCACGTTGGGATCGACACTAAGAGCATCATATCCGACGCAACGGCGAGCCTCGACGCGATCGGAGTTGATCTCAAGCTCGGGAGAACTGTGAAGGTGAGGATTGAATACGATGGGTGGAAGAAGAACCTCGAGATCTTGGTGGCCTATTACGGCGATCCCCTAGTGAGTGTCCTCAATCGCTCTATCCACATGGAGAAGATCGTCCCTCCATCAGCCTACGTGGGCTTCACAGCCTCGACGGAAAATTCCGCTGAGACGCACCAAATCATCAACTGGGCTTTCACAACACTTCCATTGCCTAAGTACTCACTTAAAGATTCAGGGGCTAATAAGAGCAATAAGATCCTGATAATCACCATTCCGATCGTGATGGGTCTTTTGGGTCTTTTGTTGTGCTTGTTTCTGGTGATCCGAAAGGCGAAATGGccggagaaagagagaaagatgatGAGAGTTGATATAGAGAACCGATCGAGGAGTGCTGCTAATGCTCCTAAGATGTTCACCTTCAAGCAGCTATCAAAGGCTACTCAGAACTTCGGTAAACTGAATCTGTTGGGGACAGGAGGATTTGGAAGTGTTTATAGAGGCGATATTTCGGAACCTCCGTTCACTATAGCGGTTAAACGGATATCGGCTACCTCAGCTCAAG GTGAACGCGAATACTTTGCGGAGATCCGCACCATTGGACGTCTCCGACACAAGAACATTGTACAACTCCATGGTTGGTGCCATGAGCACGACCGCCTTCTCTTAGTCTACGAATTCATGCCGAATGGAAGTCTCGATCGCTTCGTATCCAAAGGTGGCTTCCTTGACTGGCCTACTCGGTATAAGATCCTTACAGGGCTGGCCTCATCGCTACTCTACCTCCATGAAGAATGTAACAACATAGTCATACACCGTGACGTGAAACCAAACAACATTATGCTAGACAGCGACTACAATGCCCGCTTAGGCGACTTTGGGCTCGCAAGGTTAGTCCATAACGAGACAGCGGTCACAACCAAACTAGCCGGTACGCCTGGTTATCTAGCCCCCGAATGCACCTACACCGGAAAGGCTACAACGGAATCTGACGTTTTCAGCTTTGGGATTGTGGTACTTGAAGTTGTATGTGGCCGGAGATCACTCCGCATGGAACATAGTAATTTAGTGGACTACATTTGGGAGCTCTATGGGAAGGACCATTTAATCCAAGGTGTGGACCAAAGGTTAGAGGACAAGTTCGATGAGGACGAGTTGAAGCGGGCCCTCGTCGTTGGGCTTTCATGCTCGCACCCAGACCCTAGGATGCGACCCACGATGCGGAAGGTGGTTCAGATCTTTACGAACCCAAATGAGCCACTAATTGATTTGCCTGAGTCGCGTCCTAGTGCCATTTATGTCCCTGTGCTCTCTCCTTCGGGTTCGGCGAACGCTTTTGGCTCGATGGCAAACACTAGCGCAGCAATGTCTGAAGTATCGATTGATGATGCGAGTTTTCAATGTGGGCGATGA